A section of the Subtercola frigoramans genome encodes:
- a CDS encoding ParA family protein produces the protein MHVLSVSSLKGGVGKTTVTLGLASAAFAKGLRTLVVDLDPQSDVSTGMDINVAGHLNVADVLASPKEKIVRAAIAPSGWTKDRGGTIDVLIGSPSALNFDGPHPSIRDIWKLEEALATVENDYDLVLIDCAPSLNALTRTAWAASDRVAVVTEPGLFSVAAADRALRAIEEIRRGLSPRLQPLGIIVNRVRSQSLEHQFRIKELRDMFGPLVLSPQLPERTSLQQAQGAAKPLHVWPGEGAQEMARNFDLLLERVMRTGRLGDYADAAKAPAER, from the coding sequence GTGCATGTACTCAGCGTTAGCTCACTCAAGGGCGGTGTCGGTAAGACAACCGTTACCCTCGGTTTGGCTTCGGCGGCCTTCGCGAAGGGCCTGCGCACCCTCGTTGTCGACCTCGACCCCCAATCCGATGTCTCGACCGGCATGGACATCAACGTCGCCGGTCACCTGAACGTGGCCGATGTCCTGGCCTCGCCCAAGGAGAAGATCGTGCGGGCGGCCATCGCGCCCAGCGGCTGGACGAAGGATCGCGGGGGCACCATCGACGTGCTCATCGGGTCGCCGTCTGCACTCAATTTCGACGGGCCCCACCCGAGCATCCGTGACATCTGGAAGCTCGAAGAAGCTCTCGCAACCGTCGAGAACGACTACGACCTCGTGCTCATCGACTGCGCGCCGTCGCTGAACGCGCTCACGCGAACAGCATGGGCTGCCAGCGACCGGGTCGCTGTCGTGACCGAACCAGGGCTCTTCTCTGTCGCCGCGGCCGACAGGGCCCTGCGGGCCATCGAAGAGATTCGTCGCGGGCTCTCGCCCCGGCTCCAGCCACTCGGCATCATTGTGAACCGTGTGCGCTCACAGTCGCTTGAGCACCAGTTCCGCATCAAAGAGCTTCGCGACATGTTCGGCCCGCTCGTGCTGAGCCCACAGCTCCCCGAGCGCACCTCGCTGCAGCAAGCCCAGGGTGCGGCGAAACCGCTCCACGTCTGGCCCGGCGAAGGGGCGCAGGAGATGGCACGCAACTTCGACCTGCTGCTCGAGCGTGTCATGCGCACCGGCCGCCTGGGCGACTACGCCGACGCCGCGAAGGCACCCGCAGAGCGCTGA
- the ftsR gene encoding transcriptional regulator FtsR, whose product MSIGQVLSILTSEFPDVTPSKLRFLEERGLVTPARTQSGYRKFAKADVERLRLILAMQRDCYLPLNVIRKYLADVDAGLNPVMPGATTATVPSMLGGARRYSRDDLVKQSHGSITLLNDAISASLLPATETYGDDALAVLKALVELQRVGIEPRHLRGFRAAADREVGLIESALVPVARRNTVSSRAHVAERASEISQQLELVRTSLIRSALGRLAP is encoded by the coding sequence CTGAGCATCGGCCAAGTGCTGTCGATCCTCACATCGGAGTTTCCCGACGTGACACCGTCCAAGCTGCGGTTCCTCGAGGAACGTGGGCTGGTCACTCCGGCGAGAACGCAGTCGGGCTACCGCAAGTTTGCCAAAGCCGACGTTGAGCGCCTGCGGCTCATCCTGGCCATGCAGCGCGACTGTTACCTGCCGCTCAACGTCATCAGGAAGTACCTCGCCGATGTGGACGCCGGTCTGAATCCGGTCATGCCCGGCGCAACGACAGCGACCGTACCATCGATGCTCGGTGGTGCCAGGCGGTACTCGAGAGACGATCTGGTGAAACAGTCGCACGGCAGCATCACCCTTCTCAACGACGCCATCAGCGCTTCCCTCCTCCCTGCAACCGAGACGTACGGCGACGACGCCCTCGCGGTGTTGAAGGCGCTCGTGGAACTGCAGCGTGTCGGCATCGAGCCGCGCCATCTCCGGGGCTTCCGCGCAGCAGCAGATCGTGAAGTCGGGTTGATCGAGAGTGCTCTGGTGCCCGTGGCTCGCCGCAACACCGTGTCGAGCCGGGCACATGTCGCCGAGCGGGCCAGTGAGATCTCCCAGCAGCTCGAGCTGGTGCGAACAAGTCTGATTCGTTCGGCACTGGGTCGACTTGCACCGTAA
- a CDS encoding RNA-binding S4 domain-containing protein: MAEDNATSKAAGSGTGPGVNSARVDSWAFAVRLFKTRSAATAACRAGHVRVNGERVKAAQALHVGDEVRIRSAGFDRIVVVTRLVLKRVGAPVAAECLVDLTPPPPPRETVALVAVRDRGAGRPTKRERRELDKLRAIDD; this comes from the coding sequence ATGGCCGAAGATAACGCCACGAGCAAAGCCGCGGGCTCCGGCACCGGCCCAGGGGTGAACAGTGCACGGGTCGACAGCTGGGCGTTTGCCGTTCGGCTGTTCAAGACCCGGTCCGCAGCCACGGCTGCCTGTCGAGCCGGCCACGTCCGGGTGAACGGCGAGCGGGTGAAGGCTGCGCAGGCGCTGCATGTCGGCGATGAAGTGCGCATCCGCAGCGCCGGCTTCGATCGCATTGTGGTCGTCACTCGTTTGGTCCTGAAGCGGGTGGGTGCACCCGTTGCCGCGGAATGCCTCGTCGATCTGACACCACCACCGCCCCCACGCGAGACTGTTGCTCTCGTTGCCGTGCGCGATCGGGGCGCCGGGCGACCCACCAAGCGCGAACGACGCGAGCTGGACAAGCTTCGCGCCATCGACGACTAG
- a CDS encoding 3-methyladenine DNA glycosylase, which yields MVSDIRAGENRALEVRAHEGQAREVRLSEADLQAAELAHQERADALTSGWRERRSVGEAHAVDDFMFTYYPFKPALLRRWHPGAGVRLAGAAGLERAEWKWYRQSRGTDLLVDARELFAARAQSIAFISRLLQQTALRPAQFGCFGLHEWAMVYKVADGHVRHESIPLRLTAEQTDKVVESHRIRCSHFDAFRFFTPEARGRNSLLPSRENQESFEQAGCLHAGMDVYKWAIKLGPIVPGVLLLDSFDLAREIRQVDMRASPYDVSSFGLSAIRIETAEGKAEYSAFQHDFATRSNILRSRLVESIVRAESFAAAG from the coding sequence GTGGTCAGCGATATTCGAGCGGGTGAGAATCGAGCGCTTGAAGTTCGGGCGCATGAAGGCCAAGCGCGTGAAGTTCGACTCAGCGAAGCCGACCTGCAAGCAGCAGAGCTGGCGCACCAGGAGCGCGCCGACGCACTGACGTCGGGCTGGCGCGAGCGCCGCAGCGTGGGCGAGGCTCACGCCGTGGATGACTTCATGTTCACCTACTACCCGTTCAAACCAGCGCTCCTGCGTCGATGGCATCCCGGTGCCGGTGTTCGCCTCGCGGGAGCGGCGGGTCTCGAGCGCGCCGAATGGAAGTGGTACCGGCAGAGCCGGGGCACCGATCTCCTGGTTGATGCCAGAGAGCTCTTCGCGGCCCGGGCGCAGTCCATCGCGTTCATTTCACGCCTCCTTCAGCAAACGGCTCTGCGCCCAGCCCAGTTCGGTTGTTTCGGACTGCATGAATGGGCGATGGTCTACAAGGTCGCCGATGGCCACGTGCGGCATGAATCCATTCCCCTGCGCCTGACGGCTGAACAGACAGACAAGGTCGTCGAGTCCCATCGCATCAGGTGCAGCCATTTTGACGCGTTCCGATTCTTCACACCCGAAGCGAGAGGCAGGAACAGCCTGCTGCCGTCACGAGAGAACCAAGAGTCCTTCGAACAGGCCGGGTGCCTTCACGCAGGAATGGATGTCTACAAGTGGGCGATCAAACTCGGCCCGATCGTACCCGGTGTGCTGTTGCTCGACTCGTTCGATCTCGCCAGGGAGATTCGGCAGGTCGACATGCGAGCGTCGCCGTACGACGTCTCGAGCTTCGGGCTCAGCGCCATCCGAATCGAAACGGCGGAGGGCAAAGCCGAATATTCCGCGTTCCAGCACGACTTCGCCACCCGATCGAACATTCTGCGTAGTCGCCTCGTCGAGTCGATCGTGCGCGCGGAGAGTTTCGCCGCAGCTGGCTGA
- a CDS encoding S1C family serine protease translates to MHTPDSEQPESAGDATQPKANAPQPDGLIVPIQPAQQIQPEQQIQPAAAQPIQPVQQMLPIQEIQPVSGLRPADHTPQEWSQTAGGGSGAAAGSQQQYSHDHRIWRPRNFLILGAAAAAIAIAGVSVGVTMAVGVPLAIQAASSSTSTLDRPVTSDSGTSSGSTGSGSAGSGGTSSGGSGTSPGYGNGYGTGNGFGFGQGRDGSGSTSGSGTATQSATAATDAQAVGVVLIDTKLDYQNAAAAGTGIILSSDGTILTNNHVVEGSTSISVTIATTGKTYTAKVVGTDAVDDVAVLKLDGASELTTATLDTSDSVAVGDAVTGVGNAGGTGSLSAAAGAVTGLDQSVTTQAEGSAAGETLTGMIQIEADIQAGDSGGPLYDAQGEVIGIDTAASSGSATVTGFAIPINTALKIAKQIESGTESGNVTIGYPAFLGVQIGSQTSGTGSSGLGSRGSSGSTSTVAGATVAGVIDGTPAATAGLVAGDTITTVDGTTIDSGSTLTKTMKSYNPGDSVTISWTDASGATHSASVTLIEGPAA, encoded by the coding sequence ATGCACACCCCCGATTCTGAGCAGCCGGAGTCAGCCGGCGACGCCACGCAGCCGAAAGCCAACGCACCACAGCCGGACGGGCTGATCGTGCCGATTCAGCCAGCCCAGCAGATTCAGCCAGAGCAGCAGATCCAGCCAGCCGCTGCTCAGCCCATTCAGCCCGTCCAGCAGATGCTCCCGATCCAAGAAATTCAGCCCGTCTCCGGGCTCAGGCCCGCTGATCACACTCCGCAGGAGTGGTCGCAGACTGCGGGTGGGGGTTCGGGTGCTGCTGCAGGTTCACAGCAGCAGTATTCGCACGATCACCGCATCTGGCGACCGCGCAACTTTCTCATTCTGGGTGCAGCGGCCGCTGCGATCGCCATCGCCGGAGTCAGCGTCGGTGTGACGATGGCCGTCGGAGTTCCCCTTGCCATCCAGGCCGCATCATCGTCGACGTCGACGCTCGACCGCCCAGTCACGAGTGACAGCGGCACCAGCTCCGGAAGCACTGGCTCAGGAAGCGCTGGTTCGGGCGGCACCAGCTCAGGGGGCAGCGGAACCTCGCCTGGATACGGCAACGGGTACGGCACCGGAAACGGCTTCGGTTTCGGGCAGGGCCGTGACGGTTCTGGCAGCACTTCGGGCTCGGGAACAGCCACGCAGTCGGCGACTGCCGCGACCGATGCCCAAGCCGTGGGCGTCGTGCTCATCGATACCAAACTCGACTACCAGAATGCCGCTGCGGCTGGCACTGGAATCATCCTGAGCTCCGACGGCACGATTCTGACCAACAACCACGTTGTCGAGGGCTCGACGAGTATCTCTGTGACGATCGCCACCACGGGAAAGACCTACACGGCCAAGGTCGTCGGCACCGACGCCGTCGACGATGTTGCCGTGTTGAAGCTCGACGGGGCTTCAGAGCTGACAACGGCCACCCTCGACACATCGGACTCGGTCGCTGTGGGCGACGCCGTAACCGGAGTCGGCAATGCCGGTGGCACCGGAAGTCTTTCTGCGGCTGCTGGTGCGGTCACCGGCCTCGACCAGTCGGTCACGACACAGGCTGAGGGCAGCGCGGCCGGCGAAACGCTCACCGGAATGATCCAGATCGAAGCCGACATCCAGGCAGGCGACTCCGGTGGACCGCTCTACGACGCGCAGGGTGAGGTCATCGGCATCGACACGGCTGCCTCAAGCGGTAGCGCGACTGTCACCGGCTTCGCGATTCCCATCAACACCGCATTGAAGATCGCGAAACAGATCGAATCGGGCACCGAGAGTGGCAACGTCACCATCGGATACCCGGCCTTCCTCGGAGTGCAGATCGGCAGTCAGACGTCAGGAACAGGTTCCTCCGGACTTGGATCGCGGGGCTCCAGTGGGAGCACTTCGACGGTGGCCGGCGCAACCGTGGCGGGCGTCATCGACGGGACCCCTGCGGCAACCGCAGGGCTTGTCGCCGGCGACACGATCACCACGGTCGATGGCACGACCATCGACTCGGGCTCGACCCTCACGAAGACGATGAAGTCGTACAACCCCGGTGACTCGGTGACGATCAGCTGGACGGACGCCAGTGGCGCAACCCACTCCGCCTCCGTCACCCTCATCGAAGGACCCGCCGCATAG
- a CDS encoding FtsX-like permease family protein → MTPAVKPAVKPAVKFVGAVVLEAIASLLGMRVVSMTTVGVVAALCFTVMLTTGRNIAESDAVLANIDSVGTRILVVRAEAASGLDTRVLDRLAPLHGVEWVGALGPASDVTNAAIEGGTRVALRPAYGAGWRIMGVGRPADTPGSSRAFTNLRAKWLLGLSDGVGAVKDVQSQEIVDVVGSVMLPEYLDLIGPAVLVPERSRVDPRPVSVLIVVASTASQVEALTSTVSSLLAVDDSTKVTVTSGEQLAQLRERVGAQLGVFGQSFVLMVFVAGAVLVAMILSCLVMIRRKDFGRRRVLGASRRLVIGLLLVTVGLQAVAGSIVGSVVAVALLLIQGSPVPAPAFCVAVVVLALVTSISAGVIPALIASTREPLRELRVP, encoded by the coding sequence GTGACTCCAGCCGTGAAACCAGCCGTGAAACCAGCCGTGAAATTCGTCGGCGCTGTTGTTCTAGAGGCGATTGCATCACTGCTCGGGATGCGGGTGGTTTCGATGACGACCGTCGGTGTTGTTGCGGCACTGTGTTTCACCGTGATGCTCACGACCGGGCGTAACATCGCCGAAAGCGATGCGGTGCTCGCCAACATCGACTCCGTGGGCACACGGATCCTCGTGGTGCGCGCAGAGGCGGCATCGGGCCTCGACACCCGAGTACTCGACCGCCTCGCGCCGTTGCACGGAGTCGAGTGGGTCGGGGCGCTGGGACCCGCGAGCGATGTGACGAATGCCGCCATCGAAGGGGGCACAAGAGTCGCGCTTCGGCCGGCTTACGGTGCAGGTTGGCGCATCATGGGCGTCGGCAGGCCCGCGGACACGCCCGGTTCCAGCCGGGCATTCACGAACCTCCGCGCGAAGTGGCTCCTCGGCTTGAGCGACGGGGTCGGCGCTGTGAAAGACGTCCAGTCCCAGGAGATCGTCGACGTCGTCGGTTCTGTGATGCTGCCCGAGTATCTCGATCTCATCGGCCCGGCCGTTCTGGTACCCGAACGGTCGCGTGTCGATCCTCGTCCGGTCTCGGTACTCATCGTCGTTGCTTCAACAGCATCGCAGGTGGAGGCCCTCACCTCGACGGTGAGCTCGCTTCTTGCCGTCGATGACTCTACCAAGGTCACAGTCACATCCGGCGAACAACTGGCTCAGCTTCGCGAGAGAGTCGGTGCCCAACTCGGGGTGTTCGGCCAGTCGTTTGTTCTGATGGTGTTCGTGGCTGGCGCGGTTCTCGTGGCCATGATCCTCTCGTGCCTCGTCATGATACGAAGAAAGGACTTCGGTCGCCGACGGGTTCTCGGTGCCTCTCGAAGGCTGGTCATCGGGCTGCTTCTCGTAACCGTTGGACTACAGGCTGTCGCCGGTTCGATCGTCGGCAGCGTGGTGGCTGTGGCGCTCCTCCTCATACAGGGCAGCCCGGTGCCAGCGCCTGCCTTCTGCGTCGCCGTTGTCGTGCTTGCTCTCGTCACGAGCATCAGTGCAGGAGTCATTCCGGCGCTGATCGCATCGACCCGCGAGCCCCTGCGTGAGCTTCGTGTGCCCTGA
- a CDS encoding DUF1295 domain-containing protein yields the protein MGPLGVCLIVSAAVCALVWILSVATREYSWVDRLWSVVPVAYAWIFAGAAGFTDARLTVVASLITLWGIRLTFNFARKGGYRAGGEDYRWKVLRSQMPPWRFQLFNVVFITLYQNAILLLITLPMLTMFAHQGTAFGPLDLVATVAFLGCLVGETVADQQQWVFQRQKARTLASGGVPSRGFLTTGLFTVSRHPNFFFEQSQWWVVFFFGCIAAGSLWQWTIIGAVLLTTLFLGSTRFTESISRSKYPDYALYQARTSSLIPWFPKRGAEAETA from the coding sequence ATGGGTCCCCTCGGCGTGTGCCTGATCGTGAGCGCAGCAGTCTGCGCACTCGTGTGGATCCTCTCCGTGGCGACGCGCGAGTATTCCTGGGTCGACCGCCTGTGGTCGGTGGTTCCCGTTGCCTACGCGTGGATCTTCGCCGGCGCCGCAGGGTTCACGGATGCCCGGCTCACGGTCGTCGCCTCGCTCATCACGCTCTGGGGCATCCGCCTCACCTTCAACTTCGCTCGCAAGGGCGGTTACCGTGCCGGCGGCGAGGACTATCGCTGGAAGGTTTTGCGATCACAGATGCCTCCCTGGCGGTTCCAGCTCTTCAATGTGGTCTTCATCACGCTGTACCAGAACGCGATCCTCCTGCTCATCACACTGCCGATGCTCACGATGTTCGCCCACCAGGGCACGGCTTTCGGCCCTCTCGACCTCGTCGCCACCGTCGCCTTTCTCGGGTGCCTGGTCGGTGAGACCGTCGCTGACCAACAGCAGTGGGTCTTCCAGCGCCAGAAAGCCAGAACGCTGGCCAGCGGCGGGGTCCCGTCGCGTGGGTTCCTGACGACGGGCCTCTTCACTGTGTCGAGGCATCCCAATTTCTTCTTCGAACAGTCCCAGTGGTGGGTCGTCTTCTTCTTCGGTTGCATCGCCGCCGGTTCGCTCTGGCAGTGGACGATCATCGGTGCCGTACTCCTCACCACGCTGTTCCTCGGGTCGACCCGGTTCACCGAATCGATCAGCAGGTCGAAGTACCCCGACTATGCGCTCTACCAGGCGCGCACCTCATCGCTCATTCCGTGGTTCCCCAAGCGAGGTGCCGAGGCTGAAACAGCATGA
- a CDS encoding ABC transporter ATP-binding protein, producing MLETKNLTFGYDQRSTLFDGFSETFTSGEMVALTGFSGRGKSTLLYLLGLMVKPDRGDVAINGADTSLLGDAARARLRAQLIGFVFQDACLDSTRTILDNVLETCLYRSEPRSRSRSKALALLESFGVEGHVDSRPGRLSGGQAGRIALCRALLSDPAIILADEPTGNLDAASAEIVTGAFRRRAAAGAIVVVATHDSTLVAQCDRSVVL from the coding sequence ATGCTCGAAACCAAGAACCTCACGTTCGGTTACGACCAGCGTTCGACCCTCTTCGACGGGTTCAGCGAGACATTCACGTCAGGAGAGATGGTGGCACTCACCGGCTTCTCCGGTCGGGGCAAGTCGACCCTCCTCTACCTGCTCGGGCTCATGGTGAAGCCCGACCGGGGCGACGTCGCGATCAACGGTGCCGATACCTCTCTACTCGGAGACGCGGCACGGGCACGCCTTCGCGCCCAGCTGATCGGATTCGTGTTCCAGGACGCGTGTCTCGATTCGACGCGGACGATTCTCGACAACGTGCTGGAGACGTGTCTCTATCGATCTGAACCGCGATCCAGGTCCAGAAGCAAGGCGCTGGCGCTTCTGGAGTCTTTCGGTGTCGAGGGCCACGTTGATTCGAGGCCGGGACGGCTCTCGGGTGGCCAGGCCGGGCGCATCGCACTCTGCCGAGCACTCCTGAGCGATCCGGCGATCATCCTCGCAGACGAGCCGACTGGCAATCTCGACGCCGCTTCTGCCGAGATTGTGACAGGGGCATTCCGTAGGCGAGCAGCTGCCGGCGCGATCGTCGTCGTCGCCACCCACGATTCGACGCTCGTCGCACAGTGCGACCGCTCTGTCGTGCTGTGA
- a CDS encoding MerR family transcriptional regulator encodes MTEHVHGEQARFDQGLLFTDGLPELDDAAGYRGAVAARAAGITYRQLDYWARTSLVEPTVRGAAGSGSQRLYGFRDILVLKLVKRLLDTGISLQQIRTAIEQLRESGVTDLAQTTLMSDGASVYLCTSNDEVIDLVSRGQGVFGIAVGKVLREVESSLVELGTDVADPMDELAARRAARSA; translated from the coding sequence ATGACTGAGCACGTCCATGGCGAGCAAGCTCGTTTCGACCAGGGCCTGCTCTTCACCGACGGCCTGCCCGAACTCGACGATGCTGCGGGCTACCGCGGAGCAGTTGCCGCCCGTGCGGCTGGAATCACCTATCGCCAGCTCGACTACTGGGCACGCACCAGCCTGGTCGAACCGACCGTGCGCGGAGCCGCCGGGTCTGGTTCTCAGCGCCTCTACGGTTTCCGCGACATTCTCGTGCTCAAGCTGGTCAAACGCCTGCTCGACACCGGTATCTCACTCCAGCAGATTCGCACGGCGATTGAACAGCTGAGAGAGTCTGGCGTGACCGACCTCGCCCAGACAACGCTGATGAGCGATGGCGCGAGCGTCTACCTCTGCACATCGAACGACGAGGTCATCGACCTCGTCAGCAGAGGTCAGGGTGTGTTCGGTATCGCCGTGGGCAAAGTCCTGCGAGAGGTCGAGTCCAGCCTCGTCGAACTCGGTACCGACGTTGCAGACCCGATGGACGAACTCGCTGCACGTCGCGCTGCGCGGAGCGCGTGA
- a CDS encoding DUF3097 domain-containing protein — translation MTFDRYGSDVLADFSRRPARRPVASQEAQTGLVVEDVASDFCGSVTHVEGKMVELEDRHGRRRMFPLGGGFLYEGTPVILVAPAAQSAKPRAARTASGSFKAPDARARVALASRIFVEGRHDAELVEKVWGDDLRSEAVVVEYLEGVDHLAEVLKDFAPTAERRVGVLVDHLVSGSKESRIADTVMRSQKPGSVLIVGHPYVDVWQSVKPGRLGLTAWPVVPRSIEWKHGICEALGWPHADQADIAAAWQRILGRVRTYTDLEPELLGRVEQLIDFVTAPGETTTATATQNGDR, via the coding sequence GTGACATTCGATCGATATGGTTCAGACGTTCTCGCCGACTTCTCCCGCCGGCCGGCACGACGGCCTGTCGCCTCGCAGGAGGCACAGACCGGCCTGGTCGTCGAAGACGTGGCCAGCGACTTCTGCGGCTCAGTGACGCACGTCGAGGGCAAGATGGTCGAACTCGAAGACCGTCACGGGCGGCGCCGCATGTTCCCGCTTGGCGGTGGCTTTCTGTACGAGGGCACCCCGGTCATCCTCGTCGCCCCCGCGGCGCAGTCGGCCAAACCCCGAGCCGCACGCACGGCATCGGGGTCGTTCAAGGCACCGGATGCCCGGGCCCGCGTCGCGCTCGCCAGCCGCATCTTCGTCGAAGGTCGCCACGACGCAGAACTGGTCGAGAAGGTCTGGGGAGACGACCTGCGCTCCGAGGCCGTCGTCGTGGAGTACCTCGAAGGCGTCGATCACCTGGCCGAGGTACTCAAGGATTTTGCTCCCACCGCCGAACGCCGGGTCGGCGTCCTGGTCGACCACCTCGTCTCGGGCTCGAAGGAGAGCCGCATCGCCGACACTGTCATGCGGTCTCAGAAACCCGGATCGGTCCTGATCGTCGGGCACCCGTATGTCGATGTCTGGCAGTCGGTCAAGCCGGGCCGGCTGGGCCTCACCGCGTGGCCCGTTGTGCCGAGATCGATCGAATGGAAGCACGGGATCTGCGAAGCGCTCGGCTGGCCGCATGCCGACCAGGCCGACATCGCAGCCGCCTGGCAGCGAATCCTGGGCCGGGTTCGAACGTACACCGACCTCGAACCCGAGCTCCTCGGCAGAGTCGAGCAGCTCATCGACTTCGTCACGGCTCCCGGCGAAACAACCACTGCGACCGCAACCCAGAACGGGGACCGCTGA
- a CDS encoding aminodeoxychorismate lyase translates to MPNGFSPALLVLRDPLESDAGRSTSVNSTTGKSTSANSASADSVSGFIAVDPDSPVVSALDLGVTRGDGIFETITVVNGMPQALDAHLHRFARSAAMLDLPAPQPETWKKGVFAAVDSRPTVDEAFAKLVYTRGIEGSGIPTGWIYLQQSPDFTTERTEGISVVLLDRGYASSVQRTSPWLLQGAKTLSYAINKAAAREAQRRGADDVIFVSSDGYLLEGPTATIVLKLDDTFVTPRTESGILPGTTQQSIFEIAAVNGYGTAYEMLTPADLRRAESAWLVSSVRNAAPIREIDGEARPIDAGLTEAINAGLAARTI, encoded by the coding sequence ATGCCGAACGGATTCTCGCCCGCCCTGCTCGTCTTGCGCGACCCGCTCGAATCGGATGCAGGCAGATCGACGTCGGTCAATTCGACGACGGGTAAGTCGACGTCGGCTAATTCGGCGTCGGCCGATTCGGTATCGGGGTTCATTGCCGTGGATCCCGACTCCCCTGTCGTGAGCGCACTCGATCTGGGAGTGACCCGGGGTGACGGAATCTTCGAGACGATCACCGTTGTGAACGGCATGCCCCAGGCGCTGGATGCCCATCTGCACCGTTTCGCACGGTCAGCTGCGATGCTCGACCTCCCTGCTCCCCAGCCCGAGACGTGGAAGAAGGGCGTGTTCGCCGCCGTCGACTCGCGGCCGACTGTCGACGAGGCATTCGCGAAACTGGTCTACACCCGCGGAATCGAAGGTTCGGGCATCCCCACCGGCTGGATCTACCTGCAGCAGAGCCCGGACTTCACCACTGAACGCACCGAGGGAATCAGCGTTGTTCTGCTAGACCGGGGCTATGCAAGCTCGGTGCAACGCACCTCGCCGTGGCTTCTCCAGGGGGCGAAGACGCTCTCGTACGCCATCAACAAGGCCGCTGCGCGGGAAGCGCAGCGTCGCGGCGCCGATGATGTCATCTTCGTCAGCAGCGACGGGTACCTGCTCGAGGGCCCGACGGCCACGATTGTGCTGAAACTCGACGACACCTTCGTGACCCCGCGCACCGAGAGCGGAATCCTGCCGGGCACAACGCAGCAGAGCATCTTCGAGATCGCGGCGGTCAATGGGTATGGCACGGCCTACGAGATGCTGACACCGGCCGACCTTCGGCGTGCAGAGAGCGCGTGGCTCGTCTCGAGCGTGCGCAACGCCGCTCCCATCCGCGAGATCGACGGTGAGGCTCGACCGATCGATGCCGGGCTGACCGAGGCGATCAACGCAGGATTGGCCGCCCGCACCATCTGA
- a CDS encoding FHA domain-containing protein, whose amino-acid sequence MTRGVTGAHETIVNDTTLNLTGEFAAQLSALEGGVSPEERDAIAALPSGSALVIVRRGPNAGARFLLDKLTTTVGRHPEADIFLDDVTVSRRHAEFSRSGTTFVVRDLHSLNGTYFDGVRVDDALLSDGSEIQVGKFRLTFYPSRRDVVAHSAS is encoded by the coding sequence ATGACACGGGGAGTAACGGGTGCGCACGAGACGATTGTCAACGACACCACGCTGAACCTCACTGGGGAATTCGCGGCGCAGCTTTCGGCGCTCGAAGGGGGCGTTTCTCCCGAGGAGCGCGACGCGATAGCCGCGCTTCCCTCTGGCTCGGCGCTGGTGATCGTGCGGAGGGGCCCCAACGCCGGAGCCCGCTTCCTGCTCGACAAGCTCACCACGACGGTCGGCAGGCACCCTGAAGCAGACATCTTTCTCGATGACGTGACGGTATCCCGCCGCCACGCCGAGTTCTCGAGGTCGGGCACGACCTTCGTCGTTCGTGACCTGCACTCGCTGAACGGCACGTACTTCGACGGGGTCAGGGTCGACGACGCCCTGCTGAGCGATGGCTCGGAGATCCAGGTCGGCAAGTTCCGTCTCACGTTCTACCCCTCGCGCCGCGATGTCGTGGCACACTCCGCCAGCTAG